A genome region from Magnolia sinica isolate HGM2019 chromosome 8, MsV1, whole genome shotgun sequence includes the following:
- the LOC131252854 gene encoding laccase-17-like, which translates to MALLQASAPMAALLLALSTMFLFPELAHTKDAGITRHYKFDIRLQNVTRLCHAKSIVTVNGQFPGPKIVAREGDRVVVKVVNHVQNNITLHWHGIRQLRSGWADGPAYVTQCPIQIGQTYVYNFTIIGQRGTLFWHAHISWLRSTLYGPIVILPKHGVPYPFIKPYKEVPIIFGEWFNADTEAIITQALQTGGGPNVSDAYTINGLPGPLYNCSATDTFKLSVEPGKTYLLRLINAALNDELFFSIANHTLTIVDVDAVYVKPFETDILLITPGQTTNVLLKTKPHYPNATFFMSARPYATGLGTFDNSTTVGLLEYQRPNSSHPSNAVGMKKLPLFRPSLPPLNDTSFATNYTNRLRSLANAQFPANVPQTVDKQFFFTVGLGTEPCPKNQTCQGPNGTKFAASVNNISFVQPTTALLQSHFFGQSNGVYNANFPNNPLFPFNYTGTPPNNTMVSNGTKVVVLPFNASIELVMQDTSILGAESHPLHLHGFNFFVVGQGFGNYNPNKDPSNFNLIDPIERNTVGVPSGGWVAIRFQADNPGVWFMHCHLEAHTSWGLKMAWVVLDGKLPNQKLPPPPSDLPKC; encoded by the exons atggcTCTTCTTCAAGCTTCAGCTCCCATGGCTGCATTGCTTCTAGCATTGAGTACAATGTTCCTCTTCCCAGAGCTCGCACATACCAAGGATGCAGGCATTACCAGGCACTACAAGTTCGAT ATTCGGTTGCAAAACGTGACGCGGCTGTGCCACGCGAAGAGCATCGTGACCGTCAATGGTCAGTTTCCAGGGCCGAAGATCGTAGCCAGAGAAGGTGACAGGGTCGTTGTTAAGGTGGTTAACCATGTTCAGAACAATATCACCCTCCATTG GCATGGAATTCGACAGCTCAGGAGTGGATGGGCAGATGGGCCTGCATACGTGACCCAGTGCCCCATCCAAATTGGCCAAACCTACGTCTACAACTTTACGATTATCGGCCAAAGGGGGACCCTCTTTTGGCACGCGCACATCTCATGGCTGCGATCAACCCTCTACGGTCCCATCGTGATCCTCCCCAAGCACGGCGTCCCTTACCCATTCATCAAACCATACAAGGAAGTCCCGATCATCTTCG GCGAGTGGTTTAATGCAGACACTGAGGCCATCATCACACAGGCTCTACAAACAGGAGGCGGCCCAAATGTCTCCGATGCATACACTATCAACGGCCTCCCTGGTCCCTTGTACAACTGCTCAGCAACAG ATACATTCAAGCTGAGTGTTGAGCCTGGGAAGACTTATCTCCTGCGTCTGATCAACGCTGCACTCAACGATGAGCTCTTCTTCAGCATTGCCAACCACACTCTCACCATCGTCGACGTCGACGCAGTCTATGTTAAGCCGTTTGAGACCGACATCCTCCTTATCACACCGGGCCAAACCACAAACGTCCTCCTAAAGACCAAGCCACATTACCCAAATGCCACTTTCTTCATGTCAGCCCGACCCTATGCAACAGGCCTTGGCACGTTCGACAACTCCACGACCGTCGGATTACTTGAATACCAAAGACCCAATTCATCTCATCCATCAAATGCTGTTGGCATGAAGAAACTCCCACTCTTCAGGCCGTCCCTTCCACCTCTGAATGACACTTCCTTCGCCACTAACTACACCAATAGACTGCGTAGCCTCGCCAATGCACAATTCCCAGCCAACGTTCCTCAGACTGTCGATAAGCAGTTCTTCTTCACAGTCGGCCTTGGGACCGAGCCATGCCCCAAGAACCAAACCTGCCAAGGGCCCAACGGCACCAAGTTCGCCGCATCTGTCAACAACATCTCGTTTGTCCAGCCGACCACAGCCCTCCTCCAGTCCCACTTCTTCGGACAATCCAACGGCGTCTACAATGCCAACTTCCCAAATAACCCTCTATTCCCATTTAATTACACGGGTACCCCTCCAAACAACACGATGGTGAGCAATGGCACTAAGGTGGTGGTGCTTCCATTCAATGCGAGCATTGAGCTAGTGATGCAGGACACTAGCATTCTCGGAGCGGAGAGTCACCCTCTCCATCTCCATGGTTTCAATTTCTTCGTTGTAGGGCAAGGCTTCGGAAACTACAACCCCAACAAGGATCCGTCCAACTTCAATCTCATCGACCCTATCGAGAGGAACACCGTCGGAGTTCCGTCAGGTGGTTGGGTCGCCATCCGCTTCCAAGCAGACAATCCAG GTGTATGGTTCATGCACTGCCACCTGGAAGCCCACACCAGCTGGGGCCTGAAGATGGCGTGGGTCGTCTTGGACGGGAAGCTGCCCAATCAGAAGCTGCCGCCTCCACCTTCCGATCTTCCCAAGTGTTAA